The Vigna unguiculata cultivar IT97K-499-35 chromosome 1, ASM411807v1, whole genome shotgun sequence nucleotide sequence attttttcagagAATTTGTAGAATGTCGATTTTGAAATTGATTTCAAAGCGATAGTAAAGAGTAGGATAAGCTAAAACTACTTGGAAAAATATTGTCGTATTGGCTAATAAAAAGGGAAGTTGAAGTTGTTTAACCAAACAATCGAATTCCAAAATCATGACAACACTATGCACCTGCCTGGTTTGGTCCAATTCAGACCACAAAAAGCAGTTGAGGCTGCTATTGTCTAAACGTCTAATCATTACAAGTTACAcgtacatttttcttttttctaagtCCTGAGATCAGTGAAAAAATAGTTCACAATTTCTTAGAATTCATTGGATGCTAATGGTAATTTAATTAGGCAGGCAGAGTCATTATGGTTTCTGAAGTCATGATGGGTTTTTAAGTCAATATTTTCAACTAAAGTAACACATGGTTAAACCACACACGAAGCATAAAGGCAACTTCCAATTGCATAAAGCAAAGAAGAGAAACAAAAGAGAAGAATAACAGAAGTGCTGTTAAATGACGCAATGCTTAATAATGGAACACGTAGACGTTGTACTCCACTACAGCATCCCCAGTTTTGAAATCAAGCGTGTGAGTCTTCGCCTGAGCATACCCACGTGCGAACCGAAAAGCGCCGCTTCCTCCCACGATCGGCATTTCTCTCACGGTGGAGAGAACGGCATTCCGCCCCAACAGGCTCAGCGTGCTGCCATTGTATTTCCCTTCGGTGAAGACGAAGTTCATGATCATCAACAGGCCAATTTCTTCTTGGGCCGCAGATCCGTAAATTCCCTGGGCCTTTCCGATGAGTTTGGATCCGGGCTCGGGGCCCACGGTCAATGCGTCGTCGGCCATTGCTATGAATCCGAAAAGCGTGGAGGAAGAAGTATTGGACGCGTGGGGTTCAACCACTCTAACCGCGCTGGGATTTGGGCTGCTGAGAATGTCGTGGAAGAAGAAGTGAAGGTGGCTCAGCTTCTCCTTCTTCAATCCCAAAGACATGGGAGATAGGTTTCGGTGGAAAGTAGAAGCCTTTGCGGCGGTGAATGAAAAGAGAAGGATGATAATAATGGTGAAAATGGATGCAAGGTTTTTGGAGTTGGCCATGGAGTAgcaattagaaaaaaattaacacagaATTGTTACTGAACTTAGTATAGTCTAATCCGCTATTTATAGAGTGGATGGAATCATGCGAGTGTGGAAAATTGTCGCGGTGATTGACCTgctaaaaagaaagaattagGTTAACAACTTTGGTGAACTTGGACGGTGATGGAGAAAAAATTTGGATCCACACTTTttgaattcttctatttttttatatgttgatAAACAGTTTCTGCAAAACATGGtgtatatattttcaaaagaacTAAGAAAAATGTCAACATAATTCTGTCCAAAACTCAATACACCTAAGACCTAAATTCACTTGACCTGGGCTGGTGATAATATAAAGTCATTTTCATCACTTttcacgcacgcaatcaccaatGGACATAGTGGTTTGTCAGAAACCAGGATGGCGCACAAAGCAAGTACGCATGTGATTCTCGTTCAGTGGCATTTATGCTTCAATGTTACACAAGTGTTTGTTTGCacatgaaaatgaaagaaatagtTCTTAGAGAAGACAAGAGTTTATCACTCTATTGGAAACCAAGCTATAGAATTAAAGAGTTAATTAGAAGTAACTTCAATTTTACAAGTTAAACTTATATGTATAGAGATTGTGTGCACCTATCTGAGAAGCAGTTTGTAGCCATGAGTCTCGTCAGAGTGGCATCATAtttatttcctttctttttgtTGCTAACCTGTATACATTACCcttaattaatcaaatctttccttttcttgttctaattttacattattatattttattttttactatgttTTTGACTGATTTCATTTGGTGAAAACTAAGTATTAATGATCTTCTTTGAATCTCATgacttgattttttattattttatttatttgtcttatttcattattgatgtGGTATATATCTCTGCAATACggtttttaatcaatttaggCATATTGATTTATAAGTGCAAAATGGTCATATTAGAATAAGATCGGTTGAAGCGAAAccgatttaatttaaaacacgatgtcaattttgtaaatactaaaaagtattttaaatcaattataggGAAAATTGatctaatatatacatattagatcggttatataaagaaccgatctaatatgttTTCTGCACTACAAATTGCGAAAatccttttcatttttcaaacttCGTCTTCTGTCTTGTGTCTCCTTTGGTCTTCTCTCTTGCACTTCCattgcttcttcttctcttccaaGCGCCATTGACCACCATCGTTGTGCCCTACCACCGTCGCACCGTGCTTcaacaagtttcttcttctcttccatGCCACTCTTCAACAACCAATGCAACAAGTTAGTGTTTTTTTCCCCTCATTTTCTCATGCCTAGGATTTTTGTTTGTGGAGAAAGCTCTCTTTGTAGTTGTCTTTCTCGATACTTGGTGATTTCCCATCTCTTTTGCAAATGAAGTAAATTTGTGATGTCGTTGCTTTACTGAATGTGTGCCGCTAGTCCCCATGGTGTTTCGTGAAGTCTCTTAGTCAAGTTTGCGGTTGGGGTGCGATGTTCTCCATGATGGTTCGTTGGTGTTGGTCCGTGGTGGTTTATTGGTAGTCTTTGGTGGTATGTTTTTTCTTTGCCCCTTCGCATGGTcacttttgaaaatgttttttttttcttttcagtaaAAGATATTAGATCGGTTGTTTCAGAACTGATCTAATATGTCTTTGACATATTACATCAAtgtatattagatcggttgCGGAACCGATCTAATATACTTATTTTGCACTAGTATAAGTATCATAATAATCCTATATTATAGATGAAAAACACaaatgaaatgaataaaaaaattgataaaaaaatatataatattaaaattgaaaagattCTGTAAGTGTGTTGTATtctcttgttaattttttttaatcgaaTTAGAATTCTTTTTTACACTTctgtaattaataaaattactttttgcACTATGCAATTCCAATAAAAAATAGTGGAGAGTCAGAGTGAGGCAATTATACGCGTTGAATTGTTGTGACTGACTATAGATATCATTAAGCTTGAATGCTACTCAAATgggatttcttttttcttttttgtgtttcgTTTGAACCTTTTGCATTCTATATTCGTGCATCAACCTATTTGATCCtctatattaatattatgattattaaaatagaaaacaaatagatattcatctatatattataatgatgttttatttagcataaataaaaacttatagcTTTCCGAGAAATAAAAATCCGTTTAAATCCTCCCATTCACATATGTAAAGTGTTAGCTTTAAAAGAGTTGAATACAACtactaaaatattttggaaaagtTTAAGTTTTTCGTAGAGTGTTCCATTAAACGTTTTAAGAGATGTATAATTAGAGTTGTGAACTTATCTTATTGCGGGTGGGTACGTCTTAATCCATCTTTTAATAAGCTTCCTTTTATAGGGTTTAGCAAATCAAAGTAGGTTTGATCTCATGCAacattttaactaaatattcAAAAACAACATACTTAACTTCATTTAAAGGTCCAATTGAGTCGTT carries:
- the LOC114179588 gene encoding dirigent protein 22-like; its protein translation is MANSKNLASIFTIIIILLFSFTAAKASTFHRNLSPMSLGLKKEKLSHLHFFFHDILSSPNPSAVRVVEPHASNTSSSTLFGFIAMADDALTVGPEPGSKLIGKAQGIYGSAAQEEIGLLMIMNFVFTEGKYNGSTLSLLGRNAVLSTVREMPIVGGSGAFRFARGYAQAKTHTLDFKTGDAVVEYNVYVFHY